A stretch of DNA from Candidatus Methanoperedens sp.:
AGCACCTGCCTGGCCAAATATGCCGCCGCCATGGACATTTACATCAATATCGACGGTGGAGATGACATTATTTGCAAAATCAAGAGGCTCTGACATTTTGAAACGGATCAATTCCGGTTCGAGTATTTCTATGGGTTTCTTGTTTACTCTTACACGCCCCTTTCCTTCCCTTATGGTTGCCCGGGCGATTGCGGTTTTCCTTTTTCCTGATGAATTAACGATTTTCATATATAACACCTAAAATTTTGATCCTAATCTCTTGCTCAAGTCACCAAGCACAGTATAATTACTGGTGGATAGACGTGTAATACTTGCATCATCTATGGTGATCGCCTGTTCTTTACTCAGTTCAGCCGGAACGCCGACAAAGACCTTTAATAAGTTATAAGCATCTCTTCCTGAGGTTTTT
This window harbors:
- a CDS encoding 30S ribosomal protein S9; its protein translation is MKIVNSSGKRKTAIARATIREGKGRVRVNKKPIEILEPELIRFKMSEPLDFANNVISTVDIDVNVHGGGIFGQAGAVRTAIARGLVEWTNDTALRDAMATYDRSLLVNDTRYKLPKKFGGRGARKRRQKSYR